In a single window of the Sander lucioperca isolate FBNREF2018 chromosome 19, SLUC_FBN_1.2, whole genome shotgun sequence genome:
- the ttc13 gene encoding tetratricopeptide repeat protein 13 isoform X1, whose protein sequence is MAPASRAVVVALSLLYLCRVIFSSEYFSTLTLFNNELHKQGCSSLSEWEEYAADCESSILQLEDPDCEEGSNPPCESVFSLNAEKILNQAKLFIEQKKIPFPVDNHNTNEELAIGYVLIGNGLYDEAIKHFSLLLQGDPELVSAIYGRGIAYGKKSLQDIKNADLALYELNRVITLEPSWPEVYEQRAEILSPLGRISEALGDLTKAIQLQPSARLYRHRGTLLFISEDYVAAMEDFQQSLELKKNQPIAMLYKGLTFFHRGMLKEAIETFKEALKLKSDFIDAYKSLGQAYRELGDFESAMESFQKALMLNQNHIQSLQLRGMMLYHHGSLQEAIGNFKRCLQLEPYNEVCQYMKGLSHVAMGQFYEGIKAQTKVMLNDPLLGQKASSEYLKVKYLREYSRYLHSHLDIPVAEYNVDQDLPGNFKNHWAKNLPFLIEDYEEQPGLQPHIKDVLPQNFDSYSSDVQKLICTADHLGALMQYDTPGFLPNRRIHRAMGLATLEVMQAMHRTWSNSKVRVNGKTRQMQWRDMFDIAVKWRRIADPDQPVLWLDQMPARSLSRGFNNHINLIRGQIINIRYLAYFDNILDFIKDRILVYHGAYNPRGLLEVRQALENVNKVEDLLPIMKQFNSKTRDGFTVNSKVPSMKDLGKEYDGFTITITGDRVGNMLFSVETQTTEERTQQYQSEIESIYKDLTAKGKALMLSTELGDADAVCNLILSLVYYFCNLMPLSRGSSVVAYSVVMGALMASGKEVIGRIPKGKLVDFESMTTPSPDSFSKTAKHWMNLKSLPSWYQSLPSVAETFPSTRTMIEVLNTDSSSHCPKKS, encoded by the exons ATGGCCCCTGCCAGCCGGGCTGTTGTGGTAGCGCTCTCACTGCTGTATTTGTGCCGGGTGATCTTCTCCTCCGAGTATTTCTCTACTCTCACTTTGTTCAACAATGAGCTCCACAAGCAGGGATGCAGCTCGCTGTCCGAGTGGGAAGAGTACGCGGCTGACTGCG AGTCCTCCATTTTACAGTTGGAAGACCCAGACTGTGAAGAGGGAAGCAACCCGCCTTGCGAATCAGTCTTCTCACTTAACGCAGAAAAGATCTTG AACCAGGCTAAGTTGTTTAtagaacagaaaaaaatccCCTTCCCTGTAGATAACCACAACACGAACGAAGAACTTG CTATAGGCTACGTTCTGATAGGCAACGGTCTTTATGATGAAGCCATCAAGCACTTCTCACTCTTATTACAG GGCGACCCAGAGCTGGTCAGTGCCATCTATGGGAGAGGGATAGCTTATGGGAAGAAAAGTCTACAG GACATAAAGAATGCTGACTTGGCGTTGTACGAGCTCAACAGAGTCATCACCCTGGAGCCGAGCTGGCCAGAGGTCTACGAGCAGAGAGCAGAG ATCCTGTCTCCTCTGGGTCGTATCAGCGAGGCTCTAGGTGATCTGACCAAAGCCATCCAGCTGCAGCCCTCAGCCCGGCTCTACAGACACAGAGGAACACTGCTCTTCATTTCCGAG GACTATGTGGCAGCTATGGAAGACTTCCAGCAGTCTTTAGAGCTTAAGAAGAATCAGCCTATCGCCATGCTGTATAAAGGCCTCACCTTCTTCCACAGAGGCATGCTCAAG GAAGCCATTGAGACATTCAAAGAGGCGCTGAAGTTAAAGTCTGATTTCATCGATGCCTATAAGAGCCTTGGACAGGCCTACAG AGAGCTGGGTGATTTTGAGTCAGCGATGGAGAGCTTCCAGAAAGCCCTCATGTTGAACCAGAACCACATCCAGTCTCTCCAGCTCCGAGGCATGATGCTGTACCACCACGGCTCGCTGCAGGAGGCCATAGGCAACTTCAAG AGGTGTCTTCAGTTGGAGCCCTACAACGAGGTGTGTCAGTACATGAAGGGGCTGAGCCACGTGGCGATGGGACAGTTCTACGAGGGCATCAAAGCTCAGACTAAAGTCATGTTGAACGACCCTCTGCTAGGACAGAAGGCCAGCTCCGAATACCTCAAAGTGAAATACCTCAGAG AGTACTCTCGCTACCTGCACTCCCACCTTGACATCCCAGTAGCAGAGTACAACGTGGACCAGGACTTACCAGGGAACTTTAAAAACCACTGGGCCAAGAACCTGCCTTTTCTAATAGAAGACTATGAGGAGCAGCCCGGCCTGCAGCCACATATAAA GGACGTGCTGCCGCAGAACTTTGACAGCTACAGCAGTGACGTTCAGAAGCTGATCTGCACAGCCGACCACCTGGGGGCGCTAATGCAATACGACACTCCTGGTTTCTTACCTAACAGAAGAATACACAGAG CCATGGGTTTAGCGACGCTGGAGGTGATGCAGGCCATGCATCGAACATGGAGCAACTCCAAAGTGCGAGTCAACGGCAAGACCAGGCAAATGCAGTGGAGAGACATGTTCGACATAGCTGTTAAATGGAGGAG GATCGCGGATCCAGACCAGCCAGTTCTGTGGTTAGACCAGATGCCCGCCAGGAGTCTGAGTCGAGGCTTCAACAATCACATCAATCTGATCAG GGGACAGATTATCAACATCAGATACCTGGCCTACTTTGACAACATCCTCGACTTCATTAAAGACAGAATACTGGTGTATCATGG GGCGTACAACCCCCGAGGACTGTTAGAGGTCCGTCAGGCTCTTGAAAATGTGAATAAAGTAGAAGATCTGCTTCCTATAATGAAG CAGTTCAATAGTAAAACCAGAGATGGCTTCACGGTCAACTCCAAGGTGCCGAGCATGAAGGATCTCGGAAAAGAGTACGACGGTTTTACCATCACCATCACTGGAGACAG GGTGGGCAACATGTTATTCTCAGTGGAGACTCAGACGACAGAAGAGCGGACGCAGCAGTACCAGTCAGAGATAGAGTCCATCTACAAAGACCTCACCGCCAAAGGAAAGGCGTTAATGCTGTCCACTGAGCTAGGG GATGCAGACGCCGTGTGTAACCTGATCCTCTCTTTGGTTTATTACTTCTGCAACCTCATGCCCCTCTCCAGAGGATCCAG TGTGGTGGCCTACTCAGTCGTGATGGGGGCGCTGATGGCCAGTGGGAAAGAGGTCATCGGCAGGATCCCGAAAGGAAAG
- the ttc13 gene encoding tetratricopeptide repeat protein 13 isoform X2, translating to MAPASRAVVVALSLLYLCRVIFSSEYFSTLTLFNNELHKQGCSSLSEWEEYAADCESSILQLEDPDCEEGSNPPCESVFSLNAEKILNQAKLFIEQKKIPFPVDNHNTNEELAIGYVLIGNGLYDEAIKHFSLLLQGDPELVSAIYGRGIAYGKKSLQDIKNADLALYELNRVITLEPSWPEVYEQRAEILSPLGRISEALGDLTKAIQLQPSARLYRHRGTLLFISEDYVAAMEDFQQSLELKKNQPIAMLYKGLTFFHRGMLKEAIETFKEALKLKSDFIDAYKSLGQAYRELGDFESAMESFQKALMLNQNHIQSLQLRGMMLYHHGSLQEAIGNFKRCLQLEPYNEVCQYMKGLSHVAMGQFYEGIKAQTKVMLNDPLLGQKASSEYLKVKYLREYSRYLHSHLDIPVAEYNVDQDLPGNFKNHWAKNLPFLIEDYEEQPGLQPHIKDVLPQNFDSYSSDVQKLICTADHLGALMQYDTPGFLPNRRIHRAMGLATLEVMQAMHRTWSNSKVRVNGKTRQMQWRDMFDIAVKWRRIADPDQPVLWLDQMPARSLSRGFNNHINLIRGQIINIRYLAYFDNILDFIKDRILVYHGAYNPRGLLEVRQALENVNKVEDLLPIMKFNSKTRDGFTVNSKVPSMKDLGKEYDGFTITITGDRVGNMLFSVETQTTEERTQQYQSEIESIYKDLTAKGKALMLSTELGDADAVCNLILSLVYYFCNLMPLSRGSSVVAYSVVMGALMASGKEVIGRIPKGKLVDFESMTTPSPDSFSKTAKHWMNLKSLPSWYQSLPSVAETFPSTRTMIEVLNTDSSSHCPKKS from the exons ATGGCCCCTGCCAGCCGGGCTGTTGTGGTAGCGCTCTCACTGCTGTATTTGTGCCGGGTGATCTTCTCCTCCGAGTATTTCTCTACTCTCACTTTGTTCAACAATGAGCTCCACAAGCAGGGATGCAGCTCGCTGTCCGAGTGGGAAGAGTACGCGGCTGACTGCG AGTCCTCCATTTTACAGTTGGAAGACCCAGACTGTGAAGAGGGAAGCAACCCGCCTTGCGAATCAGTCTTCTCACTTAACGCAGAAAAGATCTTG AACCAGGCTAAGTTGTTTAtagaacagaaaaaaatccCCTTCCCTGTAGATAACCACAACACGAACGAAGAACTTG CTATAGGCTACGTTCTGATAGGCAACGGTCTTTATGATGAAGCCATCAAGCACTTCTCACTCTTATTACAG GGCGACCCAGAGCTGGTCAGTGCCATCTATGGGAGAGGGATAGCTTATGGGAAGAAAAGTCTACAG GACATAAAGAATGCTGACTTGGCGTTGTACGAGCTCAACAGAGTCATCACCCTGGAGCCGAGCTGGCCAGAGGTCTACGAGCAGAGAGCAGAG ATCCTGTCTCCTCTGGGTCGTATCAGCGAGGCTCTAGGTGATCTGACCAAAGCCATCCAGCTGCAGCCCTCAGCCCGGCTCTACAGACACAGAGGAACACTGCTCTTCATTTCCGAG GACTATGTGGCAGCTATGGAAGACTTCCAGCAGTCTTTAGAGCTTAAGAAGAATCAGCCTATCGCCATGCTGTATAAAGGCCTCACCTTCTTCCACAGAGGCATGCTCAAG GAAGCCATTGAGACATTCAAAGAGGCGCTGAAGTTAAAGTCTGATTTCATCGATGCCTATAAGAGCCTTGGACAGGCCTACAG AGAGCTGGGTGATTTTGAGTCAGCGATGGAGAGCTTCCAGAAAGCCCTCATGTTGAACCAGAACCACATCCAGTCTCTCCAGCTCCGAGGCATGATGCTGTACCACCACGGCTCGCTGCAGGAGGCCATAGGCAACTTCAAG AGGTGTCTTCAGTTGGAGCCCTACAACGAGGTGTGTCAGTACATGAAGGGGCTGAGCCACGTGGCGATGGGACAGTTCTACGAGGGCATCAAAGCTCAGACTAAAGTCATGTTGAACGACCCTCTGCTAGGACAGAAGGCCAGCTCCGAATACCTCAAAGTGAAATACCTCAGAG AGTACTCTCGCTACCTGCACTCCCACCTTGACATCCCAGTAGCAGAGTACAACGTGGACCAGGACTTACCAGGGAACTTTAAAAACCACTGGGCCAAGAACCTGCCTTTTCTAATAGAAGACTATGAGGAGCAGCCCGGCCTGCAGCCACATATAAA GGACGTGCTGCCGCAGAACTTTGACAGCTACAGCAGTGACGTTCAGAAGCTGATCTGCACAGCCGACCACCTGGGGGCGCTAATGCAATACGACACTCCTGGTTTCTTACCTAACAGAAGAATACACAGAG CCATGGGTTTAGCGACGCTGGAGGTGATGCAGGCCATGCATCGAACATGGAGCAACTCCAAAGTGCGAGTCAACGGCAAGACCAGGCAAATGCAGTGGAGAGACATGTTCGACATAGCTGTTAAATGGAGGAG GATCGCGGATCCAGACCAGCCAGTTCTGTGGTTAGACCAGATGCCCGCCAGGAGTCTGAGTCGAGGCTTCAACAATCACATCAATCTGATCAG GGGACAGATTATCAACATCAGATACCTGGCCTACTTTGACAACATCCTCGACTTCATTAAAGACAGAATACTGGTGTATCATGG GGCGTACAACCCCCGAGGACTGTTAGAGGTCCGTCAGGCTCTTGAAAATGTGAATAAAGTAGAAGATCTGCTTCCTATAATGAAG TTCAATAGTAAAACCAGAGATGGCTTCACGGTCAACTCCAAGGTGCCGAGCATGAAGGATCTCGGAAAAGAGTACGACGGTTTTACCATCACCATCACTGGAGACAG GGTGGGCAACATGTTATTCTCAGTGGAGACTCAGACGACAGAAGAGCGGACGCAGCAGTACCAGTCAGAGATAGAGTCCATCTACAAAGACCTCACCGCCAAAGGAAAGGCGTTAATGCTGTCCACTGAGCTAGGG GATGCAGACGCCGTGTGTAACCTGATCCTCTCTTTGGTTTATTACTTCTGCAACCTCATGCCCCTCTCCAGAGGATCCAG TGTGGTGGCCTACTCAGTCGTGATGGGGGCGCTGATGGCCAGTGGGAAAGAGGTCATCGGCAGGATCCCGAAAGGAAAG